In Ensifer canadensis, a genomic segment contains:
- a CDS encoding response regulator, with protein sequence MAKILITEDEDALRSFVARALRLDGHETVEAGDGADGLACLQTENFDLLLSDIRMPVMDGIELTHQASAAFPAMKILLMTGYAEQRERADDLADKIVDVISKPFSLPDIRKAVALALAA encoded by the coding sequence ATGGCGAAGATCCTGATTACCGAGGACGAGGATGCATTGCGCTCCTTCGTCGCCCGGGCCTTGAGGCTCGATGGACATGAGACCGTGGAGGCTGGAGACGGCGCAGATGGGCTTGCCTGCCTGCAGACCGAGAATTTCGATCTGCTGCTGTCAGATATCCGCATGCCCGTCATGGACGGCATCGAATTGACGCATCAGGCGTCCGCAGCCTTTCCGGCGATGAAGATCCTGCTGATGACCGGTTACGCCGAACAGCGCGAGCGGGCCGACGATCTCGCCGACAAGATCGTCGACGTCATCTCCAAGCCCTTTTCCCTGCCTGACATCCGCAAGGCGGTGGCCCTGGCGCTCGCTGCCTGA
- the hpt gene encoding hypoxanthine phosphoribosyltransferase encodes MPVVRGKNIEPLYTAETIAARNTELADMIVEGPHKDLLVIAVLKGSFIFAADLIRAMHNTGLAPEVEFITLSSYGLGTVSQGVKIIKDIDSDVHGRDVLLIDDILESGRTLRFAKELMYERGARNVTIAVLLDKRVKRKVELEADYVGFECPDHFVVGYGMDVAYAFRELPFVGVVTGDAE; translated from the coding sequence ATGCCCGTCGTTCGCGGAAAGAATATCGAGCCCCTTTATACGGCAGAGACGATCGCCGCACGCAACACCGAGCTTGCCGACATGATCGTCGAGGGTCCGCACAAGGACCTTCTGGTGATCGCGGTGCTCAAGGGCTCGTTCATCTTTGCCGCGGACCTGATCCGCGCCATGCACAACACCGGCCTGGCACCGGAAGTCGAGTTCATCACGCTGTCGAGCTACGGGCTCGGCACGGTCTCCCAGGGCGTAAAGATCATCAAGGACATCGATAGCGACGTGCATGGCCGCGACGTGCTCCTGATCGACGATATCCTGGAATCCGGGCGCACCCTGCGTTTTGCGAAGGAACTGATGTACGAGCGCGGCGCGCGCAACGTCACCATTGCGGTGCTGCTCGACAAGCGCGTCAAGCGCAAGGTCGAGCTCGAGGCCGACTATGTTGGCTTCGAATGCCCTGATCATTTCGTCGTCGGCTACGGCATGGACGTGGCTTACGCGTTCCGAGAACTGCCCTTCGTTGGCGTCGTCACCGGCGACGCCGAGTAG